The following coding sequences are from one Macaca nemestrina isolate mMacNem1 chromosome 1, mMacNem.hap1, whole genome shotgun sequence window:
- the LOC105497832 gene encoding GA-binding protein subunit beta-2 isoform X4 — MSLVDLGKRLLEAARKGQDDEVRTLMANGAPFTTDWFSKLRVSCGYIGDNCKLGTSPLHLAAQYGHYSTAEVLLRAGVSRDARTKVDRTPLHMAAADGHAHIVELLVRNGADVNAKDMLKMTALHWATERHHRDVVELLIKYGADVHAFSKFDKSAFDIALEKNNAEILVILQEAMQNQVNVNPERANPVTDPVTMAAPFIFTSGEVVKLTSLVSSANTKTTSGDPHTSTVQFSNSTTSVLATLAALAEASVSFSNSHRATANSKEIIEGNSVDSSIQQVMGSGGQRVITIVTDGVPLGNIQTSIPTGGIGQPFIVTVQDGQQVLTVPAGQVAEETVIKEEEEEKLPLTKKPRIGEMTNSVEESKEGNERELLQQQLLEANRRAQEYRHQLLKKEQEAEQYRLKLEAIARQQPSGVDFTMVEEVAEPFIILRMLFPVETLSDTPGKGLYVNLRIIYPFCL; from the exons ATGTCTTTGGTGGACTTGGGAAAGAGGTTGCTAGAGGCAGCAAGAAAAGGCCAAGATGATGAAGTGAGAACATTGATGGCAAACGGCGCCCCAttcaccacagactgg ttttccaAATTGAGAGTCTCCTGTGGATATATAGGTGATAATTGTAAG CTTGGAACATCACCCCTCCACCTTGCAGCTCAGTATGGTCATTATTCCACAGCAGAAGTACTCCTTCGAGCAGGTGTTAGCAGGGATGCCCGGACTAAAGTAGACAGGACCCCCTTGCACATGGCTGCTGCAGATGGACATGCACACATCGTGGAACTGCTTGTTCGG AATGGTGCAGATGTGAATGCCAAGGACATGCTGAAGATGACAGCTTTGCATTGGGCCACAGAGCGCCACCATCGAGATGTTGTAGAGTTACTTATCAAATATGGAGCTGATGTCCATGCTTTCAGCAAATTTGATAAATCTGCCTTTGACATAGCTCTGGAGAAAAACAATGCTGAGATTTTGGTCATCCTCCAG GAAGCAATGCAGAATCAGGTGAATGTTAATCCGGAGAGAGCCAACCCTGTGACTGACCCTGTGACTATGGCTGCTCCATTCATCTTCACATCGGGAGAGGTTGTTAAACTCACAAGCCTTGTTTCTTCAGCCAACACCAAAACAACCTCAG GTGACCCCCATACCTCAACAGTACAGTTTTCAAATTCTACCACCTCAGTGCTGGCTACCCTTGCAGCTCTTGCTGAGGCATCTGTCTCCTTCTCCAACTCACACAGAGCCACAG CCAATTCAAAGGAAATTATAGAGGGAAATTCCGTTGACTCATCAATCCAGCAAGTAATGGGGAGTGGAGGCCAGAGGGTCATCACCATAGTAACTGATGGAGTCCCTCTTGGTAATATCCAAACTTCAATCCCTACTGGAGGCATTGGTCAGCCATTTATTGTAACTGTGCAAGATGGACAGCAAG TTCTAACTGTACCTGCTGGTCAGGTTGCAGAGGAGACTGTAattaaagaggaagaagaagagaagttGCCACTAACAAAGAAACCAAGGATAGGAGAGATGACAAACAGTGTGGAGGAAAGCAAG GAAGGCAATGAAAGAGAGCTACTACAGCAACAACTCCTGGAGGCCAATCGAAGAGCCCAGGAATACCGACACCAGCTCCTAAAGAAAGAGCAGGAAGCAGAACAGTACCGTCTTAAGCTGGAGGCCATAGCCCGACAGCAGCCCAGTGGAGTTGATTTTACCATGGTTGAAGAGGTGGCTGAG
- the LOC105497832 gene encoding GA-binding protein subunit beta-2 isoform X5 yields the protein MSLVDLGKRLLEAARKGQDDEVRTLMANGAPFTTDWFSKLRVSCGYIGDNCKLGTSPLHLAAQYGHYSTAEVLLRAGVSRDARTKVDRTPLHMAAADGHAHIVELLVRNGADVNAKDMLKMTALHWATERHHRDVVELLIKYGADVHAFSKFDKSAFDIALEKNNAEILVILQEAMQNQVNVNPERANPVTDPVTMAAPFIFTSGEVVKLTSLVSSANTKTTSGDPHTSTVQFSNSTTSVLATLAALAEASVSFSNSHRATANSKEIIEGNSVDSSIQQVMGSGGQRVITIVTDGVPLGNIQTSIPTGGIGQPFIVTVQDGQQVLTVPAGQVAEETVIKEEEEEKLPLTKKPRIGEMTNSVEESKEGNERELLQQQLLEANRRAQEYRHQLLKKEQEAEQYRLKLEAIARQQPSGVDFTMVEEVAESLALVAQAGVQWRDLSSPQSPPPGFK from the exons ATGTCTTTGGTGGACTTGGGAAAGAGGTTGCTAGAGGCAGCAAGAAAAGGCCAAGATGATGAAGTGAGAACATTGATGGCAAACGGCGCCCCAttcaccacagactgg ttttccaAATTGAGAGTCTCCTGTGGATATATAGGTGATAATTGTAAG CTTGGAACATCACCCCTCCACCTTGCAGCTCAGTATGGTCATTATTCCACAGCAGAAGTACTCCTTCGAGCAGGTGTTAGCAGGGATGCCCGGACTAAAGTAGACAGGACCCCCTTGCACATGGCTGCTGCAGATGGACATGCACACATCGTGGAACTGCTTGTTCGG AATGGTGCAGATGTGAATGCCAAGGACATGCTGAAGATGACAGCTTTGCATTGGGCCACAGAGCGCCACCATCGAGATGTTGTAGAGTTACTTATCAAATATGGAGCTGATGTCCATGCTTTCAGCAAATTTGATAAATCTGCCTTTGACATAGCTCTGGAGAAAAACAATGCTGAGATTTTGGTCATCCTCCAG GAAGCAATGCAGAATCAGGTGAATGTTAATCCGGAGAGAGCCAACCCTGTGACTGACCCTGTGACTATGGCTGCTCCATTCATCTTCACATCGGGAGAGGTTGTTAAACTCACAAGCCTTGTTTCTTCAGCCAACACCAAAACAACCTCAG GTGACCCCCATACCTCAACAGTACAGTTTTCAAATTCTACCACCTCAGTGCTGGCTACCCTTGCAGCTCTTGCTGAGGCATCTGTCTCCTTCTCCAACTCACACAGAGCCACAG CCAATTCAAAGGAAATTATAGAGGGAAATTCCGTTGACTCATCAATCCAGCAAGTAATGGGGAGTGGAGGCCAGAGGGTCATCACCATAGTAACTGATGGAGTCCCTCTTGGTAATATCCAAACTTCAATCCCTACTGGAGGCATTGGTCAGCCATTTATTGTAACTGTGCAAGATGGACAGCAAG TTCTAACTGTACCTGCTGGTCAGGTTGCAGAGGAGACTGTAattaaagaggaagaagaagagaagttGCCACTAACAAAGAAACCAAGGATAGGAGAGATGACAAACAGTGTGGAGGAAAGCAAG GAAGGCAATGAAAGAGAGCTACTACAGCAACAACTCCTGGAGGCCAATCGAAGAGCCCAGGAATACCGACACCAGCTCCTAAAGAAAGAGCAGGAAGCAGAACAGTACCGTCTTAAGCTGGAGGCCATAGCCCGACAGCAGCCCAGTGGAGTTGATTTTACCATGGTTGAAGAGGTGGCTGAG agtcttgctcttgtcgcccaggctggagtgcaatggcgtgatctcagctcaccgcaatctccacctcctggtttcaagtga
- the LOC105497832 gene encoding GA-binding protein subunit beta-2 isoform X14: MSLVDLGKRLLEAARKGQDDEVRTLMANGAPFTTDWNGADVNAKDMLKMTALHWATERHHRDVVELLIKYGADVHAFSKFDKSAFDIALEKNNAEILVILQEAMQNQVNVNPERANPVTDPVTMAAPFIFTSGEVVKLTSLVSSANTKTTSGDPHTSTVQFSNSTTSVLATLAALAEASVSFSNSHRATANSKEIIEGNSVDSSIQQVMGSGGQRVITIVTDGVPLGNIQTSIPTGGIGQPFIVTVQDGQQVLTVPAGQVAEETVIKEEEEEKLPLTKKPRIGEMTNSVEESKEGNERELLQQQLLEANRRAQEYRHQLLKKEQEAEQYRLKLEAIARQQPSGVDFTMVEEVAEVNAVVVTEGELEERETQVTGSPGTTEPHTRVSMETVSS, translated from the exons ATGTCTTTGGTGGACTTGGGAAAGAGGTTGCTAGAGGCAGCAAGAAAAGGCCAAGATGATGAAGTGAGAACATTGATGGCAAACGGCGCCCCAttcaccacagactgg AATGGTGCAGATGTGAATGCCAAGGACATGCTGAAGATGACAGCTTTGCATTGGGCCACAGAGCGCCACCATCGAGATGTTGTAGAGTTACTTATCAAATATGGAGCTGATGTCCATGCTTTCAGCAAATTTGATAAATCTGCCTTTGACATAGCTCTGGAGAAAAACAATGCTGAGATTTTGGTCATCCTCCAG GAAGCAATGCAGAATCAGGTGAATGTTAATCCGGAGAGAGCCAACCCTGTGACTGACCCTGTGACTATGGCTGCTCCATTCATCTTCACATCGGGAGAGGTTGTTAAACTCACAAGCCTTGTTTCTTCAGCCAACACCAAAACAACCTCAG GTGACCCCCATACCTCAACAGTACAGTTTTCAAATTCTACCACCTCAGTGCTGGCTACCCTTGCAGCTCTTGCTGAGGCATCTGTCTCCTTCTCCAACTCACACAGAGCCACAG CCAATTCAAAGGAAATTATAGAGGGAAATTCCGTTGACTCATCAATCCAGCAAGTAATGGGGAGTGGAGGCCAGAGGGTCATCACCATAGTAACTGATGGAGTCCCTCTTGGTAATATCCAAACTTCAATCCCTACTGGAGGCATTGGTCAGCCATTTATTGTAACTGTGCAAGATGGACAGCAAG TTCTAACTGTACCTGCTGGTCAGGTTGCAGAGGAGACTGTAattaaagaggaagaagaagagaagttGCCACTAACAAAGAAACCAAGGATAGGAGAGATGACAAACAGTGTGGAGGAAAGCAAG GAAGGCAATGAAAGAGAGCTACTACAGCAACAACTCCTGGAGGCCAATCGAAGAGCCCAGGAATACCGACACCAGCTCCTAAAGAAAGAGCAGGAAGCAGAACAGTACCGTCTTAAGCTGGAGGCCATAGCCCGACAGCAGCCCAGTGGAGTTGATTTTACCATGGTTGAAGAGGTGGCTGAGGTAAATGCTGTAGTAGTCACAGAGGGGGagctggaagagagagagacacaagtGACTGGGTCCCCAGGGACCACAGAGCCTCACACTAGAGTTTCCATGGAAACTGTTTCATCTTAA
- the LOC105497832 gene encoding GA-binding protein subunit beta-2 isoform X16, protein MSLVDLGKRLLEAARKGQDDEVRTLMANGAPFTTDWNGADVNAKDMLKMTALHWATERHHRDVVELLIKYGADVHAFSKFDKSAFDIALEKNNAEILVILQEAMQNQVNVNPERANPVTDPVTMAAPFIFTSGEVVKLTSLVSSANTKTTSANSKEIIEGNSVDSSIQQVMGSGGQRVITIVTDGVPLGNIQTSIPTGGIGQPFIVTVQDGQQVLTVPAGQVAEETVIKEEEEEKLPLTKKPRIGEMTNSVEESKEGNERELLQQQLLEANRRAQEYRHQLLKKEQEAEQYRLKLEAIARQQPSGVDFTMVEEVAEVNAVVVTEGELEERETQVTGSPGTTEPHTRVSMETVSS, encoded by the exons ATGTCTTTGGTGGACTTGGGAAAGAGGTTGCTAGAGGCAGCAAGAAAAGGCCAAGATGATGAAGTGAGAACATTGATGGCAAACGGCGCCCCAttcaccacagactgg AATGGTGCAGATGTGAATGCCAAGGACATGCTGAAGATGACAGCTTTGCATTGGGCCACAGAGCGCCACCATCGAGATGTTGTAGAGTTACTTATCAAATATGGAGCTGATGTCCATGCTTTCAGCAAATTTGATAAATCTGCCTTTGACATAGCTCTGGAGAAAAACAATGCTGAGATTTTGGTCATCCTCCAG GAAGCAATGCAGAATCAGGTGAATGTTAATCCGGAGAGAGCCAACCCTGTGACTGACCCTGTGACTATGGCTGCTCCATTCATCTTCACATCGGGAGAGGTTGTTAAACTCACAAGCCTTGTTTCTTCAGCCAACACCAAAACAACCTCAG CCAATTCAAAGGAAATTATAGAGGGAAATTCCGTTGACTCATCAATCCAGCAAGTAATGGGGAGTGGAGGCCAGAGGGTCATCACCATAGTAACTGATGGAGTCCCTCTTGGTAATATCCAAACTTCAATCCCTACTGGAGGCATTGGTCAGCCATTTATTGTAACTGTGCAAGATGGACAGCAAG TTCTAACTGTACCTGCTGGTCAGGTTGCAGAGGAGACTGTAattaaagaggaagaagaagagaagttGCCACTAACAAAGAAACCAAGGATAGGAGAGATGACAAACAGTGTGGAGGAAAGCAAG GAAGGCAATGAAAGAGAGCTACTACAGCAACAACTCCTGGAGGCCAATCGAAGAGCCCAGGAATACCGACACCAGCTCCTAAAGAAAGAGCAGGAAGCAGAACAGTACCGTCTTAAGCTGGAGGCCATAGCCCGACAGCAGCCCAGTGGAGTTGATTTTACCATGGTTGAAGAGGTGGCTGAGGTAAATGCTGTAGTAGTCACAGAGGGGGagctggaagagagagagacacaagtGACTGGGTCCCCAGGGACCACAGAGCCTCACACTAGAGTTTCCATGGAAACTGTTTCATCTTAA
- the LOC105497832 gene encoding GA-binding protein subunit beta-2 isoform X6 — MSLVDLGKRLLEAARKGQDDEVRTLMANGAPFTTDWLGTSPLHLAAQYGHYSTAEVLLRAGVSRDARTKVDRTPLHMAAADGHAHIVELLVRNGADVNAKDMLKMTALHWATERHHRDVVELLIKYGADVHAFSKFDKSAFDIALEKNNAEILVILQEAMQNQVNVNPERANPVTDPVTMAAPFIFTSGEVVKLTSLVSSANTKTTSGDPHTSTVQFSNSTTSVLATLAALAEASVSFSNSHRATANSKEIIEGNSVDSSIQQVMGSGGQRVITIVTDGVPLGNIQTSIPTGGIGQPFIVTVQDGQQVLTVPAGQVAEETVIKEEEEEKLPLTKKPRIGEMTNSVEESKEGNERELLQQQLLEANRRAQEYRHQLLKKEQEAEQYRLKLEAIARQQPSGVDFTMVEEVAEVNAVVVTEGELEERETQVTGSPGTTEPHTRVSMETVSS; from the exons ATGTCTTTGGTGGACTTGGGAAAGAGGTTGCTAGAGGCAGCAAGAAAAGGCCAAGATGATGAAGTGAGAACATTGATGGCAAACGGCGCCCCAttcaccacagactgg CTTGGAACATCACCCCTCCACCTTGCAGCTCAGTATGGTCATTATTCCACAGCAGAAGTACTCCTTCGAGCAGGTGTTAGCAGGGATGCCCGGACTAAAGTAGACAGGACCCCCTTGCACATGGCTGCTGCAGATGGACATGCACACATCGTGGAACTGCTTGTTCGG AATGGTGCAGATGTGAATGCCAAGGACATGCTGAAGATGACAGCTTTGCATTGGGCCACAGAGCGCCACCATCGAGATGTTGTAGAGTTACTTATCAAATATGGAGCTGATGTCCATGCTTTCAGCAAATTTGATAAATCTGCCTTTGACATAGCTCTGGAGAAAAACAATGCTGAGATTTTGGTCATCCTCCAG GAAGCAATGCAGAATCAGGTGAATGTTAATCCGGAGAGAGCCAACCCTGTGACTGACCCTGTGACTATGGCTGCTCCATTCATCTTCACATCGGGAGAGGTTGTTAAACTCACAAGCCTTGTTTCTTCAGCCAACACCAAAACAACCTCAG GTGACCCCCATACCTCAACAGTACAGTTTTCAAATTCTACCACCTCAGTGCTGGCTACCCTTGCAGCTCTTGCTGAGGCATCTGTCTCCTTCTCCAACTCACACAGAGCCACAG CCAATTCAAAGGAAATTATAGAGGGAAATTCCGTTGACTCATCAATCCAGCAAGTAATGGGGAGTGGAGGCCAGAGGGTCATCACCATAGTAACTGATGGAGTCCCTCTTGGTAATATCCAAACTTCAATCCCTACTGGAGGCATTGGTCAGCCATTTATTGTAACTGTGCAAGATGGACAGCAAG TTCTAACTGTACCTGCTGGTCAGGTTGCAGAGGAGACTGTAattaaagaggaagaagaagagaagttGCCACTAACAAAGAAACCAAGGATAGGAGAGATGACAAACAGTGTGGAGGAAAGCAAG GAAGGCAATGAAAGAGAGCTACTACAGCAACAACTCCTGGAGGCCAATCGAAGAGCCCAGGAATACCGACACCAGCTCCTAAAGAAAGAGCAGGAAGCAGAACAGTACCGTCTTAAGCTGGAGGCCATAGCCCGACAGCAGCCCAGTGGAGTTGATTTTACCATGGTTGAAGAGGTGGCTGAGGTAAATGCTGTAGTAGTCACAGAGGGGGagctggaagagagagagacacaagtGACTGGGTCCCCAGGGACCACAGAGCCTCACACTAGAGTTTCCATGGAAACTGTTTCATCTTAA
- the LOC105497832 gene encoding GA-binding protein subunit beta-2 isoform X12 has protein sequence MSLVDLGKRLLEAARKGQDDEVRTLMANGAPFTTDWLGTSPLHLAAQYGHYSTAEVLLRAGVSRDARTKVDRTPLHMAAADGHAHIVELLVRNGADVNAKDMLKMTALHWATERHHRDVVELLIKYGADVHAFSKFDKSAFDIALEKNNAEILVILQEAMQNQVNVNPERANPVTDPVTMAAPFIFTSGEVVKLTSLVSSANTKTTSANSKEIIEGNSVDSSIQQVMGSGGQRVITIVTDGVPLGNIQTSIPTGGIGQPFIVTVQDGQQVLTVPAGQVAEETVIKEEEEEKLPLTKKPRIGEMTNSVEESKEGNERELLQQQLLEANRRAQEYRHQLLKKEQEAEQYRLKLEAIARQQPSGVDFTMVEEVAEVNAVVVTEGELEERETQVTGSPGTTEPHTRVSMETVSS, from the exons ATGTCTTTGGTGGACTTGGGAAAGAGGTTGCTAGAGGCAGCAAGAAAAGGCCAAGATGATGAAGTGAGAACATTGATGGCAAACGGCGCCCCAttcaccacagactgg CTTGGAACATCACCCCTCCACCTTGCAGCTCAGTATGGTCATTATTCCACAGCAGAAGTACTCCTTCGAGCAGGTGTTAGCAGGGATGCCCGGACTAAAGTAGACAGGACCCCCTTGCACATGGCTGCTGCAGATGGACATGCACACATCGTGGAACTGCTTGTTCGG AATGGTGCAGATGTGAATGCCAAGGACATGCTGAAGATGACAGCTTTGCATTGGGCCACAGAGCGCCACCATCGAGATGTTGTAGAGTTACTTATCAAATATGGAGCTGATGTCCATGCTTTCAGCAAATTTGATAAATCTGCCTTTGACATAGCTCTGGAGAAAAACAATGCTGAGATTTTGGTCATCCTCCAG GAAGCAATGCAGAATCAGGTGAATGTTAATCCGGAGAGAGCCAACCCTGTGACTGACCCTGTGACTATGGCTGCTCCATTCATCTTCACATCGGGAGAGGTTGTTAAACTCACAAGCCTTGTTTCTTCAGCCAACACCAAAACAACCTCAG CCAATTCAAAGGAAATTATAGAGGGAAATTCCGTTGACTCATCAATCCAGCAAGTAATGGGGAGTGGAGGCCAGAGGGTCATCACCATAGTAACTGATGGAGTCCCTCTTGGTAATATCCAAACTTCAATCCCTACTGGAGGCATTGGTCAGCCATTTATTGTAACTGTGCAAGATGGACAGCAAG TTCTAACTGTACCTGCTGGTCAGGTTGCAGAGGAGACTGTAattaaagaggaagaagaagagaagttGCCACTAACAAAGAAACCAAGGATAGGAGAGATGACAAACAGTGTGGAGGAAAGCAAG GAAGGCAATGAAAGAGAGCTACTACAGCAACAACTCCTGGAGGCCAATCGAAGAGCCCAGGAATACCGACACCAGCTCCTAAAGAAAGAGCAGGAAGCAGAACAGTACCGTCTTAAGCTGGAGGCCATAGCCCGACAGCAGCCCAGTGGAGTTGATTTTACCATGGTTGAAGAGGTGGCTGAGGTAAATGCTGTAGTAGTCACAGAGGGGGagctggaagagagagagacacaagtGACTGGGTCCCCAGGGACCACAGAGCCTCACACTAGAGTTTCCATGGAAACTGTTTCATCTTAA
- the LOC105497832 gene encoding GA-binding protein subunit beta-2 isoform X2: MSLVDLGKRLLEAARKGQDDEVRTLMANGAPFTTDWFSKLRVSCGYIGDNCKLGTSPLHLAAQYGHYSTAEVLLRAGVSRDARTKVDRTPLHMAAADGHAHIVELLVRNGADVNAKDMLKMTALHWATERHHRDVVELLIKYGADVHAFSKFDKSAFDIALEKNNAEILVILQEAMQNQVNVNPERANPVTDPVTMAAPFIFTSGEVVKLTSLVSSANTKTTSGDPHTSTVQFSNSTTSVLATLAALAEASVSFSNSHRATANSKEIIEGNSVDSSIQQVMGSGGQRVITIVTDGVPLGNIQTSIPTGGIGQPFIVTVQDGQQVLTVPAGQVAEETVIKEEEEEKLPLTKKPRIGEMTNSVEESKEGNERELLQQQLLEANRRAQEYRHQLLKKEQEAEQYRLKLEAIARQQPSGVDFTMVEEVAEVNAVVVTEGELEERETQVTGSPGTTEPHTRVSMETVSS, translated from the exons ATGTCTTTGGTGGACTTGGGAAAGAGGTTGCTAGAGGCAGCAAGAAAAGGCCAAGATGATGAAGTGAGAACATTGATGGCAAACGGCGCCCCAttcaccacagactgg ttttccaAATTGAGAGTCTCCTGTGGATATATAGGTGATAATTGTAAG CTTGGAACATCACCCCTCCACCTTGCAGCTCAGTATGGTCATTATTCCACAGCAGAAGTACTCCTTCGAGCAGGTGTTAGCAGGGATGCCCGGACTAAAGTAGACAGGACCCCCTTGCACATGGCTGCTGCAGATGGACATGCACACATCGTGGAACTGCTTGTTCGG AATGGTGCAGATGTGAATGCCAAGGACATGCTGAAGATGACAGCTTTGCATTGGGCCACAGAGCGCCACCATCGAGATGTTGTAGAGTTACTTATCAAATATGGAGCTGATGTCCATGCTTTCAGCAAATTTGATAAATCTGCCTTTGACATAGCTCTGGAGAAAAACAATGCTGAGATTTTGGTCATCCTCCAG GAAGCAATGCAGAATCAGGTGAATGTTAATCCGGAGAGAGCCAACCCTGTGACTGACCCTGTGACTATGGCTGCTCCATTCATCTTCACATCGGGAGAGGTTGTTAAACTCACAAGCCTTGTTTCTTCAGCCAACACCAAAACAACCTCAG GTGACCCCCATACCTCAACAGTACAGTTTTCAAATTCTACCACCTCAGTGCTGGCTACCCTTGCAGCTCTTGCTGAGGCATCTGTCTCCTTCTCCAACTCACACAGAGCCACAG CCAATTCAAAGGAAATTATAGAGGGAAATTCCGTTGACTCATCAATCCAGCAAGTAATGGGGAGTGGAGGCCAGAGGGTCATCACCATAGTAACTGATGGAGTCCCTCTTGGTAATATCCAAACTTCAATCCCTACTGGAGGCATTGGTCAGCCATTTATTGTAACTGTGCAAGATGGACAGCAAG TTCTAACTGTACCTGCTGGTCAGGTTGCAGAGGAGACTGTAattaaagaggaagaagaagagaagttGCCACTAACAAAGAAACCAAGGATAGGAGAGATGACAAACAGTGTGGAGGAAAGCAAG GAAGGCAATGAAAGAGAGCTACTACAGCAACAACTCCTGGAGGCCAATCGAAGAGCCCAGGAATACCGACACCAGCTCCTAAAGAAAGAGCAGGAAGCAGAACAGTACCGTCTTAAGCTGGAGGCCATAGCCCGACAGCAGCCCAGTGGAGTTGATTTTACCATGGTTGAAGAGGTGGCTGAGGTAAATGCTGTAGTAGTCACAGAGGGGGagctggaagagagagagacacaagtGACTGGGTCCCCAGGGACCACAGAGCCTCACACTAGAGTTTCCATGGAAACTGTTTCATCTTAA
- the LOC105497832 gene encoding GA-binding protein subunit beta-2 isoform X9: MSLVDLGKRLLEAARKGQDDEVRTLMANGAPFTTDWFSKLRVSCGYIGDNCKLGTSPLHLAAQYGHYSTAEVLLRAGVSRDARTKVDRTPLHMAAADGHAHIVELLVRNGADVNAKDMLKMTALHWATERHHRDVVELLIKYGADVHAFSKFDKSAFDIALEKNNAEILVILQEAMQNQVNVNPERANPVTDPVTMAAPFIFTSGEVVKLTSLVSSANTKTTSANSKEIIEGNSVDSSIQQVMGSGGQRVITIVTDGVPLGNIQTSIPTGGIGQPFIVTVQDGQQVLTVPAGQVAEETVIKEEEEEKLPLTKKPRIGEMTNSVEESKEGNERELLQQQLLEANRRAQEYRHQLLKKEQEAEQYRLKLEAIARQQPSGVDFTMVEEVAEVNAVVVTEGELEERETQVTGSPGTTEPHTRVSMETVSS; this comes from the exons ATGTCTTTGGTGGACTTGGGAAAGAGGTTGCTAGAGGCAGCAAGAAAAGGCCAAGATGATGAAGTGAGAACATTGATGGCAAACGGCGCCCCAttcaccacagactgg ttttccaAATTGAGAGTCTCCTGTGGATATATAGGTGATAATTGTAAG CTTGGAACATCACCCCTCCACCTTGCAGCTCAGTATGGTCATTATTCCACAGCAGAAGTACTCCTTCGAGCAGGTGTTAGCAGGGATGCCCGGACTAAAGTAGACAGGACCCCCTTGCACATGGCTGCTGCAGATGGACATGCACACATCGTGGAACTGCTTGTTCGG AATGGTGCAGATGTGAATGCCAAGGACATGCTGAAGATGACAGCTTTGCATTGGGCCACAGAGCGCCACCATCGAGATGTTGTAGAGTTACTTATCAAATATGGAGCTGATGTCCATGCTTTCAGCAAATTTGATAAATCTGCCTTTGACATAGCTCTGGAGAAAAACAATGCTGAGATTTTGGTCATCCTCCAG GAAGCAATGCAGAATCAGGTGAATGTTAATCCGGAGAGAGCCAACCCTGTGACTGACCCTGTGACTATGGCTGCTCCATTCATCTTCACATCGGGAGAGGTTGTTAAACTCACAAGCCTTGTTTCTTCAGCCAACACCAAAACAACCTCAG CCAATTCAAAGGAAATTATAGAGGGAAATTCCGTTGACTCATCAATCCAGCAAGTAATGGGGAGTGGAGGCCAGAGGGTCATCACCATAGTAACTGATGGAGTCCCTCTTGGTAATATCCAAACTTCAATCCCTACTGGAGGCATTGGTCAGCCATTTATTGTAACTGTGCAAGATGGACAGCAAG TTCTAACTGTACCTGCTGGTCAGGTTGCAGAGGAGACTGTAattaaagaggaagaagaagagaagttGCCACTAACAAAGAAACCAAGGATAGGAGAGATGACAAACAGTGTGGAGGAAAGCAAG GAAGGCAATGAAAGAGAGCTACTACAGCAACAACTCCTGGAGGCCAATCGAAGAGCCCAGGAATACCGACACCAGCTCCTAAAGAAAGAGCAGGAAGCAGAACAGTACCGTCTTAAGCTGGAGGCCATAGCCCGACAGCAGCCCAGTGGAGTTGATTTTACCATGGTTGAAGAGGTGGCTGAGGTAAATGCTGTAGTAGTCACAGAGGGGGagctggaagagagagagacacaagtGACTGGGTCCCCAGGGACCACAGAGCCTCACACTAGAGTTTCCATGGAAACTGTTTCATCTTAA